A section of the Humulus lupulus chromosome 2, drHumLupu1.1, whole genome shotgun sequence genome encodes:
- the LOC133815312 gene encoding importin subunit alpha-4-like, with amino-acid sequence MVNLSIIVLTVNINGFIQGILTSSEQAVIEANIIHPLVHLLQHSEFNIKKEAAWAIFNATSGGSHEQIQFLVSQGCIGPLCDLLNCPDARIVIVCLEGLENILKVGEADKEMGLNGGVNIYGQAIDECEGLDKIENLQNHDNHEIYEKAVKIMERYWAEEEDEEQNIQDNGDGTQQGFPFGENQPTLPPGGFKFGVRKNVHITCDIQNICHFCQGLLLFSGSVLILL; translated from the exons ATGGTGAATCTAAGCATAATAGTATTGACTGtcaatataaat GGCTTTATACAGGGCATTCTAACATCATCTGAACAG GCTGTAATTGAGGCCAATATCATTCACCCGCTTGTACATCTTCTCCAACATTCAGAGTTCAATATAAAAAAGGAGGCTGCATGGGCCATCTTTAATGCCACTTCCGGTGGCTCTCATGAACAAATCCA ATTTCTTGTTAGCCAAGGTTGCATCGGCCCACTCTGTGATCTCCTAAACTGTCCAGACGCAAGGATTGTTATCGTATGCCTTGAGGGTCTGGAGAACATTCTGAAGGTGGGTGAGGCAGACAAAGAAATGGGACTAAATGGCGGAGTCAATATATATGGTCAGGCAATTGATGAATGTGAAGGATTGGATAAAATCGAGAATCTTCAGAATCACGACAACCATGAGATTTATGAGAAGGCTGTGAAGATCATGGAGAGATATTGggcagaagaagaagatgaggagcAAAACATCCAGGATAACGGGGATGGAACTCAACAAGGTTTTCCTTTTGGAGAAAACCAGCCTACCCTACCCCCTGGTGGCTTCAAATTTGG GGTGAGAAAGAATGTCCATATTACATGTGATATTCAGAACATCTGCCATTTCTGTCAAGGTCTGCTGCTATTTTCCGG GAGTGTTTTGATCCTATTGTAG